The Peribacillus simplex genome contains a region encoding:
- a CDS encoding MaoC/PaaZ C-terminal domain-containing protein, with translation MSLTINDLFIGQVASMQRTFNESDVKLCNELTKDYSPIYQVNKEAWKSNFSKPVVPGLLTEGLITQVISEKLPGSACILLQKELVFYHPVHIGDMISAELEVIDINLNRDWVTLKVTCFNQAGIEVIKGQVVIFVLSNQGIG, from the coding sequence ATGAGTTTAACAATCAATGATTTGTTCATCGGCCAGGTTGCTAGTATGCAGCGTACATTTAATGAATCTGACGTAAAATTATGTAATGAATTAACAAAAGACTACAGTCCGATTTATCAAGTGAATAAAGAAGCATGGAAAAGTAATTTCAGCAAGCCGGTAGTACCTGGTTTGTTAACGGAAGGTCTTATCACTCAAGTGATCAGTGAAAAACTCCCTGGTAGTGCCTGTATACTTTTACAAAAGGAATTGGTCTTTTATCATCCAGTACATATAGGCGATATGATTTCAGCCGAACTGGAGGTCATTGATATTAATTTGAATAGAGATTGGGTTACGCTAAAGGTGACTTGCTTTAATCAGGCAGGAATTGAAGTCATTAAGGGTCAAGTTGTGATCTTTGTTTTAAGTAATCAAGGTATTGGGTGA
- a CDS encoding sigma-54 interaction domain-containing protein, with product MENVKNVIRNWGSIEVDENGRIIGATADFYEYFMIMPTDLIGKSITRVIHTSSNFSLKGLAHKHVFSGVISGHSCFIRVFRRGSDTIYTIIIRQDELEYSDLVYFANSLDKNKAKKNSVVQSRYSFEEIVGKSKEIERVKELAARIATSSSTVLLTGETGTGKELFAQAIHSLSTRKAQPFVPVNCAAIPDELFESEIFGYEAGAFSGAKKEGKPGKIELAQNGTLFLDEISELPYQAQGKLLRVLQEREVERLGGTGTKNVDIRIIAATNRDLRTLIQEGKFRQDLYYRLYVFELKIPSLKERHEDILPLAYHFIEYFNNKLGSNVKEIDPKLQDWLIQYDWPGNIREIKAIIERGMNIVDGATLTLDSLYFTPNFKLEVPSSMDNSMSGTLDEIVSYAEKSAIQRALKDSEGDRSLAAQKLKIHVASLYRKIAKYKLK from the coding sequence ATGGAAAATGTTAAAAACGTAATAAGGAATTGGGGATCGATTGAAGTTGATGAAAATGGAAGAATTATAGGTGCCACTGCTGATTTTTATGAATATTTCATGATTATGCCGACTGATTTGATAGGAAAGTCCATTACGAGAGTCATTCACACTTCTTCCAACTTTTCTTTGAAAGGTCTTGCCCACAAACATGTGTTTTCTGGTGTGATCAGCGGACACTCTTGTTTTATAAGGGTATTTCGACGAGGTTCTGATACCATTTATACCATAATCATCCGCCAAGACGAACTGGAATACAGTGACTTGGTGTATTTTGCCAACTCTTTGGATAAGAATAAAGCCAAGAAAAATTCCGTGGTTCAAAGTCGATATAGCTTCGAAGAGATTGTTGGAAAGAGTAAGGAGATAGAGAGGGTAAAAGAGCTGGCTGCCAGAATAGCTACAAGCAGTTCTACAGTACTGCTTACAGGGGAAACGGGAACGGGAAAGGAACTTTTTGCCCAAGCGATCCATAGTTTGAGTACAAGAAAAGCACAGCCCTTCGTACCGGTAAATTGTGCAGCGATTCCAGATGAATTATTTGAATCGGAGATTTTTGGTTATGAAGCAGGAGCATTTAGCGGGGCGAAAAAAGAAGGTAAACCTGGAAAAATAGAATTAGCCCAAAATGGTACGTTGTTTTTAGATGAGATTTCTGAATTGCCTTATCAGGCTCAAGGAAAGCTTTTACGGGTTTTACAGGAAAGGGAAGTGGAAAGACTAGGCGGAACGGGGACTAAAAATGTTGATATACGTATTATCGCGGCGACGAACAGAGATTTAAGAACCCTTATTCAAGAAGGGAAATTCCGCCAAGATTTATATTATCGACTTTATGTTTTTGAATTGAAAATTCCTTCTTTAAAGGAGCGGCACGAAGATATTCTTCCTCTGGCATATCATTTCATCGAGTATTTCAATAACAAGTTGGGGTCCAATGTGAAAGAAATTGATCCTAAACTCCAAGATTGGCTTATCCAATATGATTGGCCTGGTAACATCCGTGAAATCAAAGCGATAATCGAACGCGGAATGAATATCGTAGATGGAGCGACTCTAACTCTGGATTCTTTATATTTTACTCCTAATTTCAAATTGGAGGTTCCCTCATCCATGGATAATTCCATGTCCGGTACGTTGGATGAAATTGTAAGTTATGCTGAAAAATCCGCCATTCAGCGAGCATTAAAAGATTCGGAAGGTGATCGTTCTTTAGCAGCTCAAAAGCTGAAAATTCATGTTGCTAGTTTATATAGGAAAATTGCCAAATACAAATTGAAATAA
- a CDS encoding acyl-CoA dehydrogenase family protein yields the protein MLNFSFTEEQDYFRKILKEFAKEELLPHYTKWDREEITPKHLWKNLGDLGVNGLRIPVEYGGSGADCVTTGIAAEEIGRGDFNLTYAVMLNALIGEIINNHASEELKKEWLPKISSGEKIVGIAITEPSAGTDAGGIKTTAVHKGNKYVLNGEKSGISVAMCGDAFVLFAKTEPEWGNRGISAFMVPADIPGVECRGYTDMGNIPIGRGSIYLTDVEVPEEYMIGLQNKGFSQVMNGFDLSRLLIGLQCVGTASQSIDETIEYVKIRHSFGKPLATYQGVSFPIVTHYTQLELVKWQAYRGLWLRDQGLNHSKESASVKWLGPKYSVEAIHECLLLNGHYAYTKEMPLEQRLRDVIGLEIGDGTAQANMMVIAKDIIGKEFRSH from the coding sequence GTGCTGAATTTTTCTTTTACGGAAGAGCAAGATTATTTTCGTAAAATATTGAAAGAATTTGCGAAGGAAGAGCTGCTTCCACATTATACAAAATGGGATCGCGAAGAGATTACTCCAAAACATTTGTGGAAAAATCTGGGTGATCTTGGCGTGAATGGCCTTCGGATTCCAGTGGAATATGGCGGAAGCGGTGCGGATTGTGTGACAACGGGGATAGCTGCTGAGGAGATAGGTCGTGGTGATTTCAATCTTACTTACGCGGTGATGTTAAATGCATTAATCGGTGAAATTATCAATAATCACGCTAGCGAGGAACTGAAAAAGGAGTGGCTTCCCAAAATTTCAAGTGGTGAAAAAATTGTTGGCATTGCCATTACGGAGCCATCCGCGGGTACGGATGCGGGTGGAATTAAAACAACAGCTGTACATAAAGGAAATAAGTATGTGCTTAATGGAGAAAAGTCTGGAATTAGTGTAGCTATGTGTGGAGATGCCTTTGTTTTATTTGCAAAGACGGAACCTGAATGGGGAAATCGAGGGATAAGTGCTTTCATGGTTCCTGCCGATATTCCGGGTGTTGAATGTAGAGGGTACACGGACATGGGGAATATCCCCATTGGAAGAGGTTCGATATATTTAACCGATGTCGAGGTTCCGGAAGAGTATATGATCGGTCTTCAAAATAAAGGGTTTTCCCAAGTGATGAATGGGTTCGATTTAAGTCGGCTGTTAATAGGGCTGCAATGTGTGGGCACCGCTTCACAAAGTATCGATGAAACCATCGAATATGTGAAAATCAGACATTCTTTTGGTAAACCGTTGGCGACATATCAAGGGGTCTCTTTCCCCATTGTGACCCACTATACCCAATTAGAACTGGTGAAGTGGCAAGCCTACCGAGGACTTTGGCTGCGTGACCAAGGGCTGAATCATAGTAAAGAATCGGCTTCCGTTAAGTGGCTAGGTCCTAAATATAGTGTAGAAGCTATCCATGAATGTTTACTGTTGAATGGTCATTATGCTTATACGAAGGAAATGCCTCTTGAGCAACGCTTGCGTGATGTGATTGGGTTGGAAATTGGTGATGGCACTGCACAAGCCAATATGATGGTCATTGCAAAGGACATTATAGGAAAGGAGTTCCGTTCTCATTAA
- the menB gene encoding 1,4-dihydroxy-2-naphthoyl-CoA synthase — MELTDVIYEKNDGIAKITMNRPKVYNAFRARTIQELIWAFRDAWDDNRVGIVILTGAGEKAFCVGGDQKEKGEEGGYNHSGGLGGGMGLEIETLHQTIRNIPKPVIAAVNGFAIGGGHVLHVICDLTIASDTAKFGQSGPKVGSYDAGFGSAYLARIVGEKKAREIWYLCEQYSAQEAKEMGLVNKIVAPEQLHEAAEEWARKILDKSPTALKMLKYSFNADSANIQGISQLSMGSLAMFYNTKESEEGKNAFLEKRPVDFKKFRG; from the coding sequence ATGGAATTAACAGATGTAATCTATGAAAAAAATGATGGAATTGCAAAGATAACAATGAACAGACCTAAAGTATACAATGCTTTTCGTGCCAGAACCATTCAGGAATTAATTTGGGCTTTCCGGGACGCTTGGGATGATAATCGTGTTGGTATAGTGATTCTGACTGGAGCTGGTGAGAAGGCATTTTGTGTAGGTGGAGATCAAAAAGAAAAGGGAGAAGAAGGAGGATATAATCATTCGGGTGGTTTAGGTGGTGGAATGGGACTGGAAATCGAAACGCTGCACCAAACGATCCGCAACATTCCTAAGCCGGTCATTGCAGCGGTCAATGGATTTGCCATCGGAGGCGGGCATGTCCTGCATGTCATTTGTGACCTAACCATTGCATCTGACACGGCAAAATTTGGCCAGAGTGGGCCAAAGGTCGGTAGTTATGATGCAGGTTTTGGTTCAGCTTATTTAGCACGAATTGTCGGAGAAAAGAAAGCTAGGGAAATCTGGTATTTATGTGAACAATATTCTGCACAGGAAGCAAAAGAAATGGGACTTGTGAACAAAATCGTCGCCCCGGAACAACTGCACGAGGCAGCAGAAGAATGGGCAAGAAAGATCCTTGATAAGAGTCCTACTGCGTTAAAAATGCTCAAATATTCCTTTAATGCAGATAGTGCCAACATTCAAGGGATTTCTCAACTATCGATGGGCAGTTTAGCGATGTTTTACAATACAAAGGAATCGGAAGAAGGAAAAAACGCCTTCCTAGAAAAGAGGCCAGTAGATTTTAAAAAATTCAGAGGTTGA
- a CDS encoding AMP-binding protein yields MKLETILTQEYVGEFQGVWPNRTILDYLNDAIVKHPDKMAIIDKKSRFTYKQLGKLVDRIALGLLHIGLGKGDVVSFQLPNWNEFIILHYAVTRIGAISNPLLPIYRDREIGYMVGMAESKMIVVPEYFRGFYYPDMIERLSHQWPSMKHIYVMGDSAPNGMKLFSSLIEEPWEDRMDSSILDEITHDPNDVTEIIFTSGTTGNPKGVMHTHNTLCISTNYWIDHLHLTSDDVLFMASTFAHQTGFGYGVRLPTHIGGTGVYQDIWNPREFIEWVEREKITFTAGATPFLQDTVQMEGIERYDLNSLRVFVALGAPIPRHLVKEAMEKVPFKILSGWGQTEDGLVTLTRLEDPEEKLTNTDGIPFPGMELKVVDFEGETCAPNTEGSLLVRGPALFVGYFKRIDDTLAEYSDGWFITGDRAFMDEDGYIRISGRNKDIIIRGGENIPVSYVENVLYEHPDISSAQVIAVPDSRLQEKACACISMKAGKNPITMDSMQQFLSEKGLAKQYWPEFIEIMDDFPRTASGKIQKFRLREMINEKIIDNI; encoded by the coding sequence GTGAAATTGGAGACGATTTTGACTCAGGAATATGTGGGGGAATTTCAAGGCGTTTGGCCAAACCGAACCATCTTGGATTATTTGAATGATGCTATAGTAAAGCATCCAGATAAGATGGCGATTATCGATAAAAAAAGTAGGTTTACTTACAAGCAGCTTGGTAAGTTGGTCGATCGGATCGCTTTGGGTCTCTTGCATATAGGATTGGGTAAGGGGGATGTTGTCTCTTTTCAACTGCCTAACTGGAATGAATTTATAATCTTGCACTATGCTGTTACAAGAATCGGTGCCATTAGCAATCCATTGTTACCGATTTATCGAGATAGGGAAATTGGTTATATGGTTGGGATGGCAGAATCTAAAATGATTGTTGTACCAGAGTATTTCCGTGGGTTTTATTACCCTGACATGATTGAAAGACTAAGTCATCAATGGCCATCAATGAAACATATATACGTGATGGGTGACAGTGCGCCGAATGGGATGAAACTGTTCTCCTCTTTAATTGAGGAACCTTGGGAAGACCGGATGGATTCATCCATTTTGGATGAAATCACACATGACCCCAATGATGTGACTGAAATTATCTTTACCTCGGGAACCACAGGGAATCCAAAAGGAGTTATGCATACACATAATACTCTTTGTATATCAACGAATTATTGGATTGACCACTTACATTTAACATCCGATGATGTTCTTTTCATGGCGTCAACGTTCGCCCATCAAACAGGTTTTGGTTATGGAGTTAGGCTCCCTACACATATTGGAGGAACGGGAGTCTATCAAGACATTTGGAATCCGAGAGAATTTATTGAATGGGTTGAGAGGGAAAAGATAACGTTTACGGCCGGAGCCACTCCTTTTCTGCAAGATACGGTTCAAATGGAGGGGATAGAAAGATATGACCTTAATTCGCTGCGAGTCTTCGTGGCTTTAGGTGCCCCGATTCCCAGGCATTTAGTAAAGGAAGCCATGGAAAAAGTACCGTTCAAGATATTGTCAGGATGGGGGCAAACAGAAGATGGCTTGGTAACCTTGACGAGACTTGAAGATCCAGAAGAAAAACTGACGAATACGGACGGAATTCCGTTTCCGGGAATGGAGCTAAAGGTCGTCGATTTTGAAGGGGAGACCTGTGCCCCGAATACAGAAGGCTCTTTATTAGTAAGGGGTCCGGCTCTGTTTGTAGGATATTTTAAACGGATTGATGACACTTTAGCTGAGTATAGTGACGGATGGTTCATTACCGGTGATCGAGCATTCATGGATGAAGACGGATATATCCGGATTTCTGGAAGAAACAAAGACATAATCATTCGTGGCGGTGAAAACATTCCAGTCTCTTATGTAGAAAATGTATTGTATGAACATCCGGATATTTCTAGCGCTCAGGTTATTGCAGTTCCAGATTCCCGTCTTCAGGAAAAAGCATGTGCTTGTATCAGCATGAAGGCGGGGAAGAACCCGATCACGATGGATTCTATGCAGCAATTTCTCTCGGAAAAGGGTTTGGCCAAACAATATTGGCCTGAATTTATTGAAATAATGGATGACTTTCCCCGTACGGCAAGCGGGAAAATCCAGAAATTCCGGCTCCGGGAAATGATAAATGAAAAGATAATCGACAATATATAA
- a CDS encoding SDR family NAD(P)-dependent oxidoreductase: MNKRIAFITGAGSGIGREIAKKLASRNFNIIVADINHENAEETVSLIGNSGFEARAVHCDVTKLESVKKAVEESVNHYHRIDILVNNAGWDKVEPFLKSDPSTWKRIIDINLLGQIHTCKEILPLMIENGYGKVVNIASDAARVGSSGEAVYSAAKGGVIAFTKTIAREMARYKLNINCIAPGPADTPLFQEIGSYNEGIAGALEKAIPFRRLAQPEDIASAVAYFVSEDAGYITGQTLSVNGGLTMV; the protein is encoded by the coding sequence ATGAATAAAAGAATCGCATTTATTACCGGTGCCGGAAGCGGAATTGGCAGAGAGATTGCAAAAAAATTGGCTTCTCGCAATTTTAACATCATCGTGGCTGATATAAATCATGAAAATGCTGAGGAAACGGTTTCTTTAATCGGAAATTCGGGTTTTGAAGCCAGAGCGGTCCATTGTGATGTAACGAAATTAGAAAGTGTTAAAAAAGCCGTTGAAGAATCCGTGAACCATTATCATAGAATAGATATATTGGTTAATAATGCAGGCTGGGATAAGGTGGAACCTTTTTTAAAAAGTGATCCTAGCACTTGGAAAAGGATTATCGATATTAATTTACTTGGGCAGATCCATACTTGCAAGGAAATTTTACCTCTCATGATTGAAAATGGTTACGGAAAGGTAGTAAATATTGCATCTGATGCCGCTAGAGTAGGATCAAGTGGAGAGGCAGTTTATTCTGCTGCAAAGGGAGGGGTGATTGCTTTCACAAAAACGATAGCAAGAGAAATGGCACGTTACAAACTCAACATCAATTGTATTGCGCCAGGTCCTGCTGATACACCCCTATTTCAAGAAATAGGGTCTTATAATGAAGGTATAGCAGGCGCCTTGGAAAAAGCGATTCCATTTCGCCGGCTAGCTCAACCAGAGGACATTGCCAGTGCTGTTGCCTATTTCGTTTCGGAAGATGCAGGGTATATTACGGGGCAAACTCTTTCCGTAAATGGTGGATTAACAATGGTTTAA
- the tenA gene encoding thiaminase II, producing MKFSEEIRREVDHIWEASFNHPFVAGIGDGTLPLECFRFYVMQDAYYLSHFARVQALGAVKATDLHTTSRLAGHAQGTYEAELRLHENFSERLGITKEEREAFKPAPTAYAYTSHMYRAAYSGHLGDVIAAILPCYWLYYEIGEKLQGCTPEEPIYQEWIAAYGGEWFRTLVEEQIARLDEIAEKVTDEDKERMKEHFILSSQYEYSFWEMAYRLETWPVHQETLEV from the coding sequence ATGAAGTTTTCAGAGGAAATTCGTCGGGAAGTTGATCACATTTGGGAAGCTAGTTTTAATCACCCGTTTGTTGCAGGAATTGGAGATGGCACATTGCCATTGGAGTGTTTTCGTTTTTATGTCATGCAAGATGCCTATTATTTATCTCATTTTGCCAGGGTTCAAGCTTTAGGAGCAGTCAAAGCTACAGATTTACATACAACAAGCAGGCTTGCCGGCCATGCACAAGGAACATATGAAGCGGAGTTGAGGCTTCATGAGAATTTTTCTGAGAGATTGGGCATCACAAAAGAAGAAAGGGAAGCTTTCAAACCTGCCCCGACTGCTTATGCTTATACTTCCCATATGTATCGTGCTGCTTATTCGGGACATTTAGGTGATGTTATTGCAGCTATCTTGCCATGTTACTGGCTTTATTATGAAATAGGTGAAAAGCTGCAAGGTTGCACACCCGAAGAGCCGATTTATCAAGAATGGATAGCGGCTTACGGAGGAGAGTGGTTCCGCACTTTGGTGGAAGAACAAATTGCGAGGCTTGATGAGATTGCTGAAAAAGTGACGGACGAAGATAAGGAGAGAATGAAAGAGCATTTTATCCTTAGCAGCCAATATGAATACTCATTTTGGGAAATGGCTTATCGTTTAGAGACATGGCCTGTGCATCAGGAAACACTGGAAGTATAA
- a CDS encoding ECF transporter S component, producing MKKGLKLTDILVTIVIAVAFGVVYILWGSIYYSVKPLGLHLDQLIYGMWFIAGPVAFLILRKPGVALLAEIAAASGEFFLGSPWGLTVLLYGVVQGLFAELVFMAFKYKKFNMSVAVLAAAASCLASVLMDFAYGEIGALSTWNLSLFMIARFVGSIFFAGVTAYYLVKVLEATGVTNLVRPVSNKDYAELDQK from the coding sequence ATGAAAAAAGGATTGAAATTAACTGATATATTAGTCACGATCGTGATTGCGGTAGCATTTGGAGTCGTTTATATCCTTTGGGGTTCGATTTACTATTCCGTTAAACCATTAGGATTACATCTGGATCAACTTATTTATGGAATGTGGTTTATAGCTGGCCCCGTCGCCTTTTTAATTTTACGGAAACCGGGTGTGGCCCTTTTGGCGGAGATAGCTGCAGCTTCAGGGGAATTCTTTCTAGGTTCTCCTTGGGGCCTGACCGTACTGCTATATGGGGTGGTCCAAGGTTTGTTCGCGGAACTGGTGTTCATGGCGTTCAAATATAAAAAATTCAATATGTCGGTGGCCGTATTAGCTGCGGCAGCTTCCTGCCTTGCATCTGTACTAATGGATTTTGCATACGGGGAAATAGGTGCGCTTTCTACTTGGAATCTATCTTTATTCATGATAGCGAGGTTTGTGGGTTCCATTTTCTTTGCAGGTGTGACTGCCTATTATCTAGTTAAAGTCCTGGAAGCAACAGGAGTAACCAATCTTGTTCGTCCGGTATCCAATAAAGATTATGCAGAACTGGATCAAAAGTAG
- a CDS encoding ABC transporter ATP-binding protein, protein MEPIISVEKLRMKYPGDESLIFKDLSLSFDKGEKVLLLGPSGCGKSTLLQVLGGLIPNSIEVPMKAEKLKCPSSWGYVFQDPDSQFCMPFADEEIAFVLENLSVPKDEMKGKIQNHLRKVGLNLGHTSIGTLSGGMKQRLAIASVLALEPEVIFLDEPTAMLDPEGTKEIWDLLKEVGRDKTVIIVEHKIDHVLEFIDRIVLFNDDGQIMADGPRDTILSQYKNEMKEYGIWFPGVWDEYVQKHAPIREHQFTEGSPFMHVQGFSGFRNKEEKIKVEELKVHSGEWIVIRGENGAGKSTLLHALMQFIKTNGKYELMGTPIKRVKNPTEDMTFVFQNPEFQFVANTVYEEIAYSLRIDKRPQQEIDERVRSLLKVFRLEAHRDKHPFQLSMGQKRRLSVAASIVIDKKIILLDEPTFGQDSKNTFALLEWFEEYRRRGITVIMVTHDDHISKNFATRIWTVKDGNVISDENIAQSGLVETKVKRSVM, encoded by the coding sequence ATGGAACCAATCATTTCTGTTGAGAAGTTAAGAATGAAATATCCCGGTGATGAATCTTTGATTTTCAAGGACCTATCCTTATCGTTTGATAAAGGGGAAAAGGTACTATTGTTGGGACCATCAGGATGTGGTAAGTCCACTCTTTTGCAAGTGTTAGGCGGATTGATTCCGAATTCCATCGAAGTACCGATGAAAGCGGAGAAATTGAAATGCCCTTCTTCATGGGGATATGTTTTTCAAGACCCTGATAGTCAGTTTTGCATGCCATTTGCCGATGAGGAAATCGCCTTCGTCCTTGAGAATCTTTCCGTCCCTAAAGATGAAATGAAAGGGAAAATCCAAAATCATCTCCGTAAAGTAGGATTGAACCTAGGCCATACAAGTATCGGAACATTATCAGGCGGGATGAAACAACGTCTGGCAATCGCTTCAGTATTGGCCCTTGAACCAGAAGTGATATTTTTGGATGAACCGACCGCCATGCTTGATCCGGAAGGAACAAAAGAAATCTGGGACTTGTTGAAGGAAGTTGGACGAGACAAAACGGTTATAATCGTCGAGCATAAAATTGACCATGTTTTAGAATTCATTGATCGAATCGTGCTTTTTAATGATGATGGTCAAATCATGGCTGATGGTCCAAGGGACACCATTCTTTCACAATATAAAAATGAAATGAAAGAATATGGAATATGGTTTCCAGGTGTTTGGGATGAATATGTACAGAAGCATGCACCCATTCGTGAACATCAATTTACAGAAGGTTCACCCTTTATGCATGTGCAAGGGTTTAGCGGTTTTCGGAATAAAGAGGAAAAAATCAAGGTTGAAGAGCTGAAGGTTCATTCAGGGGAATGGATTGTAATCAGGGGAGAAAATGGTGCGGGCAAGAGTACTCTTTTGCATGCACTGATGCAGTTCATAAAAACGAATGGTAAGTATGAATTAATGGGGACCCCCATTAAAAGGGTGAAAAACCCAACGGAGGATATGACGTTTGTCTTTCAAAATCCTGAGTTTCAGTTCGTTGCAAATACTGTATATGAAGAGATTGCCTATTCATTGCGAATTGACAAAAGGCCGCAGCAAGAAATAGATGAGAGAGTCCGCTCATTGCTTAAAGTGTTCCGCCTTGAGGCACATCGGGATAAACATCCGTTTCAATTATCAATGGGTCAAAAGCGTCGCTTAAGCGTAGCTGCTTCAATCGTAATAGACAAAAAAATCATTCTCCTTGATGAGCCGACCTTTGGCCAAGATTCGAAAAATACCTTTGCATTACTGGAATGGTTTGAGGAATATCGAAGGCGCGGAATAACAGTGATCATGGTAACTCATGACGATCATATTTCAAAAAACTTTGCAACCAGGATCTGGACGGTTAAGGACGGAAACGTAATAAGTGATGAAAATATTGCGCAATCAGGATTAGTGGAGACCAAAGTTAAAAGGAGTGTCATGTAA
- a CDS encoding energy-coupling factor transporter transmembrane component T family protein yields the protein MNDTNAETWLHGINPSLKLGVLIVLCIVALFIHDLNYMMNITIGVLLLFLFFTGHSIKRILLMSIPFCFIFISTSSAMILFGQGKTLWFEWGLISVTEESFMRGLLVGFRALFFAALGLTFSLTTRPVNLFYSLMQQVKLKPKYAYSFMAALRLIPIMMEEFQTIRNAMKVRGFERGKGIRSVYFKMKAYSIPLLSGSIRRAHRIAVAMEAKRFTDTRDRTYYYEFGFSKKDHGFILYFIILLLAGFYLSIQFPLVSI from the coding sequence ATGAATGATACAAATGCAGAAACATGGCTCCATGGAATTAATCCAAGCCTTAAACTTGGTGTACTGATCGTGTTATGCATCGTGGCGTTATTCATTCATGACCTGAATTATATGATGAATATCACCATTGGCGTATTACTTTTATTTTTATTTTTTACCGGGCATTCGATAAAACGCATCTTACTTATGTCGATTCCCTTTTGTTTCATTTTTATATCCACCTCTTCCGCAATGATATTATTCGGGCAAGGTAAGACGCTCTGGTTTGAGTGGGGCCTGATATCGGTAACGGAAGAAAGTTTCATGAGGGGATTACTGGTAGGCTTTCGAGCCTTGTTCTTTGCGGCCCTTGGTTTAACTTTTTCCTTAACGACGAGACCAGTGAACTTGTTTTATTCGTTAATGCAGCAAGTTAAGCTTAAACCGAAATATGCCTATAGTTTCATGGCGGCATTAAGGCTGATTCCCATCATGATGGAGGAGTTCCAAACGATACGAAACGCGATGAAGGTACGCGGTTTCGAAAGGGGAAAAGGGATAAGATCGGTATATTTTAAAATGAAAGCCTATTCCATCCCGTTGTTATCCGGAAGCATCAGACGTGCTCACCGAATCGCGGTTGCGATGGAGGCAAAGCGATTTACAGACACTCGGGATCGAACATACTATTATGAATTTGGGTTTTCAAAAAAGGATCATGGTTTCATTTTGTATTTTATCATCCTGCTGTTGGCCGGCTTTTATCTATCGATTCAATTCCCGTTAGTATCTATTTGA
- the tenI gene encoding thiazole tautomerase TenI: MNAHELHIISTGKQSIEKFVEIASNIQEHVDFFYLREKQMSASELYRAVTLLHDNKIPLSKIVINDRVDVAWVHKVFGVQLAFHSLDAGVVKGAFPGMNVGCSIHSMDEAKAAFSKGANYAIYGHVFETDSKIGLPPKGVKELHEITRNVNLPIIAIGGITPFNCQVVLDAGARGIAVMSGVLESENPIKAVKEYSKSLGKET; this comes from the coding sequence ATGAATGCACATGAATTGCATATTATTTCTACTGGGAAACAGTCAATTGAAAAGTTTGTTGAGATCGCTTCAAACATTCAGGAACATGTTGATTTCTTTTATCTAAGGGAAAAGCAAATGAGTGCATCGGAACTCTATCGAGCAGTGACCCTATTACATGATAATAAGATTCCGCTTTCTAAGATCGTCATTAATGACCGGGTGGATGTAGCCTGGGTACACAAAGTATTTGGTGTGCAATTGGCATTTCATAGTTTAGATGCGGGAGTCGTAAAAGGAGCATTTCCAGGGATGAATGTTGGCTGTTCGATCCATTCCATGGATGAAGCGAAAGCTGCATTCAGCAAAGGAGCCAATTACGCGATTTATGGACATGTTTTTGAAACCGATTCAAAAATCGGACTTCCTCCTAAGGGAGTTAAGGAGCTTCATGAAATCACAAGAAATGTCAATCTTCCGATAATTGCGATAGGCGGAATAACACCATTCAATTGCCAAGTCGTGCTGGATGCGGGGGCACGCGGAATTGCCGTCATGTCAGGTGTGCTTGAATCTGAAAATCCGATTAAAGCCGTTAAAGAATATTCGAAGTCTTTGGGAAAGGAGACATAA